In Rubrivirga marina, the following are encoded in one genomic region:
- a CDS encoding response regulator, translating to MSAVPPVRTVLIDDHPALRAGVRAVLEQTGRIEVVAEASDGERGVEICQRLEPNVVLLDMEMPGMDGIAVAERLRELAVPTRVLAYSAYDDAAYVTAMLQAGAAGYVTKDKPMSLVAEAVEAVARGEGRWFVSITPPNPVDIPISDRELDVVRLMARGRDNNEIADELGISPNTVRNHVSAAYEKLGVSSWRQAVAWAWEHGLV from the coding sequence ATGTCTGCCGTCCCGCCAGTCCGCACCGTCCTGATCGACGATCACCCCGCCCTCCGCGCCGGCGTCCGCGCCGTCCTCGAGCAGACCGGCCGCATCGAGGTCGTCGCGGAGGCGTCGGATGGGGAGCGCGGCGTGGAGATCTGCCAGCGGCTGGAGCCGAACGTGGTGCTTCTCGACATGGAGATGCCGGGGATGGACGGGATCGCCGTGGCCGAGCGCCTCCGCGAACTCGCCGTCCCGACCCGTGTCCTGGCCTACTCCGCTTACGACGACGCGGCTTACGTCACGGCCATGCTCCAGGCGGGCGCGGCCGGGTACGTCACGAAGGACAAGCCCATGTCGCTCGTGGCCGAGGCCGTCGAGGCCGTCGCCCGCGGCGAGGGCCGGTGGTTCGTGAGCATCACGCCGCCGAACCCCGTCGACATCCCCATCTCGGACCGGGAACTCGACGTCGTCCGGCTGATGGCCCGGGGACGCGACAACAACGAGATCGCCGACGAACTCGGGATCTCCCCCAACACCGTTCGGAACCATGTGTCCGCGGCGTACGAGAAGCTCGGCGTATCCTCTTGGAGGCAGGCCGTCGCCTGGGCGTGGGAGCACGGGCTCGTGTAA
- a CDS encoding DUF6992 family protein → MPPSRVRPFLVAAALLTFVPVAAGQSGLSGPDVEALSQALRTDQQAHLWRVGAWGLANAVGGATLVLASDRGDQPGRWAFGLQSGAWGVVNVGIATVGLMSGLGDVSADWAQAFATENGYADVLLLNLGLNVGYAAVGGTLLAVAGRGVANPAAWRGHGAALVLQGAGLFVLDGVAYLGTRDRLGALTEVASRVDLAVSGSGIVLVLPL, encoded by the coding sequence GTGCCTCCGTCCCGGGTCCGCCCATTTCTCGTTGCGGCCGCTCTTCTGACGTTCGTCCCGGTCGCCGCCGGCCAGTCCGGCCTCTCGGGGCCCGACGTCGAGGCGCTCTCCCAGGCGCTCCGCACGGACCAGCAGGCCCACCTGTGGCGCGTCGGCGCGTGGGGGCTGGCGAACGCCGTCGGTGGCGCGACGCTGGTCTTGGCGTCGGATCGGGGTGACCAGCCGGGACGGTGGGCGTTTGGGCTCCAGTCGGGCGCGTGGGGCGTCGTGAACGTAGGCATCGCCACGGTCGGGCTCATGTCCGGCCTCGGGGATGTCTCGGCAGACTGGGCGCAGGCGTTCGCCACCGAGAACGGCTACGCGGACGTGCTCCTCCTCAACCTCGGTCTCAACGTGGGGTACGCGGCGGTCGGCGGCACGCTGTTGGCCGTCGCCGGCCGTGGCGTCGCGAACCCGGCGGCGTGGCGTGGGCACGGCGCCGCACTCGTGCTCCAGGGCGCCGGGCTGTTCGTCCTCGACGGCGTCGCGTATCTCGGCACCCGCGACCGCCTCGGCGCGCTGACCGAGGTCGCCAGCCGGGTGGACCTCGCCGTGTCCGGGTCGGGCATCGTTCTGGTCCTCCCGCTCTGA
- a CDS encoding FxsA family protein → MFGRLLLLFLIVPLVDLALLVTVGERIGLLPTVGIVVLTAVVGSWLARREGTAAWRRVQQKLATGGVPGPELIDGVVILVAGTLLLTPGFLTDVAGLLGLFPPTRAIARRSIKKRFERAVRSGSVRVVAGGPTGTPFGPFGAARPPVVEDAEVIDDGSGTPTEADSPTR, encoded by the coding sequence GTGTTCGGCCGCCTCCTCCTGCTGTTCCTCATCGTCCCGCTCGTGGACCTCGCCCTGCTCGTCACGGTCGGCGAGCGGATCGGGCTGCTCCCGACCGTCGGCATCGTGGTGCTGACGGCCGTGGTCGGGTCGTGGCTCGCGCGGCGGGAGGGGACGGCGGCGTGGCGGCGCGTCCAGCAGAAGCTGGCGACGGGCGGTGTCCCGGGGCCCGAGCTCATCGACGGGGTCGTGATTCTGGTGGCCGGCACGCTCCTCCTCACGCCGGGATTCCTGACGGACGTCGCCGGCCTCCTCGGCCTGTTCCCGCCGACGCGGGCGATCGCCCGTCGCAGCATCAAGAAACGGTTTGAGCGCGCCGTCCGAAGCGGGAGCGTCCGCGTGGTCGCAGGCGGGCCAACGGGCACGCCGTTCGGGCCGTTCGGCGCGGCCCGTCCGCCCGTGGTCGAAGACGCCGAGGTGATCGACGACGGCTCCGGCACGCCCACCGAGGCCGACTCTCCCACGCGGTAG